In Chroicocephalus ridibundus chromosome 4, bChrRid1.1, whole genome shotgun sequence, one genomic interval encodes:
- the CMTR2 gene encoding cap-specific mRNA (nucleoside-2'-O-)-methyltransferase 2: MNKCKKPYVDQTTNLEKFSPEILSEIEKLFAKKFTYTKPVNNEWKLPDPGDAFTCDHEEINSLLALKDSMNEVKNQLSDKNLDEWHQHTSFTNKAGKIINHVKKSVNAELCTQAWCKFHEILCSFPLLPEEALQGGELNSVHLCEAPGAFIASLNHYLKSHHVPCDWNWVANTLNPYHEANDTLMMIMDDRLIANTLPWWYFGPDNTGDVMTLKHLTGLQNFVSNMATVHLVTADGSFDCQGNPGEQEALVSPLHYCETVTALMILGTGGSFVLKMFTLFEHCSTNLLFLLNCAFEEVHVFKPATSKAGNSEAYVICLRYMGRESIHLLLSKMIQNFGTEMVNKALFPQHTLPESFLKIHEECCVFFHKRQVETISENLHLFERMEEAEQAKLNKLRDCAVEFFMQRLHMKPIARSNWLVKKSQTGCSMNAKWFGQRNKYFSTYNERKMLETLTWNDKVAKGYFNHWAEEHSFNNAGKMCILEGSSSNLECSLWYILEGKRLPVVKCSPFCDGQVLENLNEAMKELVGGRLKNKQMLQTCHSCEVLPGELMLAEVSDLSRCHQEVLNERCSDHFKCLVVGFPSLCDTESQPGMEVKLLDSATLLAFSFSLLYDGEPKYQQQLLERVLHALNQLTVGDALILPILSCFTRFTAGLVFILHCCFRCITFACPTSQELLRTSAALLCVGYRGLPNLVVEYLQHLNKLMSSLLDTDSPQQVLQFVPMEVLLQGKLLEFLWDLNTAIAKRQLHLIVQAKQQQMTSNISL, translated from the coding sequence ATGAACAAATGTAAGAAGCCTTACGTTGACCAGACTACAAACCTTGAAAAGTTCAGTCCTGAAATTCTTTCTGAAATTGAGAAGCTCTTTGCAAAGAAGTTTACTTACACTAAGCCTGTGAATAACGAATGGAAGCTGCCAGATCCCGGTGACGCTTTTACATGCGATCACGAGGAAATCAACTCGCTCCTGGCTCTGAAGGACTCGATGAATGAAGTGAAGAATCAACTGAGCGATAAGAACCTGGATGAATGGCATCAGCACACCTCGTTTACCAataaagcagggaaaataattAATCATGTGAAGAAATCTGTGAACGCGGAGCTGTGCACCCAGGCCTGGTGCAAGTTTCACGAGATCCTCTGCAGTTTTCCTCTTCTCCCCGAAGAAGCTCTTCAGGGCGGAGAACTGAATTCTGTCCACCTCTGCGAAGCTCCCGGAGCTTTTATAGCCAGCCTCAATCACTACTTGAAATCCCACCATGTCCCTTGCGACTGGAATTGGGTCGCTAACACTCTAAACCCCTACCATGAAGCAAATGACACCCTGATGATGATCATGGATGACCGTCTTATAGCAAATACGTTGCCTTGGTGGTACTTTGGCCCAGATAACACTGGTGATGTGATGACGTTGAAACATCTAACTGGACTTCAGAACTTTGTAAGCAATATGGCCACAGTTCACTTGGTAACTGCTGATGGCAGCTTTGATTGCCAGGGAAACCCAGGTGAACAGGAGGCTCTCGTCTCACCCCTTCATTACTGTGAAACAGTCACCGCTTTAATGATCCTGGGCACTGGAGGATCCTTTGTTTTGAAGATGTTCACGCTGTTTGAACACTGTTCTACCAATCTGCTCTTTTTGCTAAACTGCGCTTTTGAGGAGGTCCATGTCTTTAAGCCAGCCACTAGCAAAGCTGGAAACTCGGAAGCCTATGTGATTTGTCTTCGCTATATGGGCAGAGAAAGCATTCATCTGCTGCTTTCTAAGATGATACAGAACTTTGGAACAGAAATGGTCAACAAAGCACTTTTTCCCCAGCATACGCTACCAGaatcttttcttaaaatacacGAAGAGTGTTGTGTGTTCTTCCACAAGCGCCAGGTGGAGACCATCTCTGAGAACCTCCATCTCTTTGAGCGCATGGAAGAAGCGGAGCAGGCGAAACTGAACAAGTTAAGAGACTGTGCAGTAGAGTTCTTCATGCAAAGACTTCATATGAAACCCATTGCCAGAAGTAACTGGCTTGTCAAGAAATCTCAGACCGGTTGCAGCATGAATGCAAAATGGTTTGggcaaagaaacaaatattttagtaCGTACAATGAAAGGAAGATGCTGGAAACCCTCACATGGAATGATAAAGTGGCAAAGGGCTATTTTAATCACTGGGCTGAAGAACATAGTTTTAATAATGCTGGTAAAATGTGCATCTTGGAAGGATCATCTTCTAACCTGGAGTGTAGCTTGTGGTACATCTTGGAAGGAAAAAGACTACCGGTGGTAAAGTGTTCTCCATTTTGTGATGGTCAAGTCTTGGAAAATCTTAATGAAGCTATGAAAGAATTGGTGGGGGGGaggctgaaaaacaaacaaatgctgcAGACTTGTCACTCGTGTGAAGTTCTTCCTGGGGAACTGATGTTGGCAGAAGTCTCCGATCTTTCCAGGTGTCATCAGGAAGTCCTAAATGAAAGATGCAGTGACCACTTCAAGTGCCTTGTGGTGGGCTTTCCATCCCTCTGTGATACTGAAAGCCAACCTGGTATGGAAGTAAAGCTTCTGGACTCGGCCACACTTCTGGCTTTCAGCTTCTCTTTGCTTTATGATGGAGAACCAAAGTACCAGCAGCAGCTTTTGGAGCGTGTTCTGCATGCGTTGAACCAGCTTACAGTGGGAGATGCGTTGATTTTGCCTATTCTCTCTTGTTTTACGCGCTTCACAGCTGGCCTGGTCTTCATACTGCACTGCTGTTTCAGATGCATCACGTTTGCTTGTCCGACCTCCCAGGAGCTCTTAAGGACTAGTGCCGCTTTGCTGTGCGTTGGCTACCGAGGCCTCCCGAATCTGGTTGTTGAGTATCTGCAGCACCTGAATAAACTAATGAGCTCTTTGTTAGACACGGACTCTCCCCAGCAGGTTTTGCAGTTTGTGCCCATGGAGGTTCTCCTCCAGGGCAAGCTGTTGGAGTTCTTGTGGGATTTAAACACAGCCATTGCAAAGAGACAGCTCCACTTGATTGTGCAAgccaagcagcagcagatgaCTAGCAATATTTCACTTTAA